The Anaeromyxobacter sp. Fw109-5 genomic interval GATGGGGAGGTGTAGTTGTCGCCGGTGGGGAGGTGTAATTGTCGTCGAGCAGCTTGCCGGCCGTCGTGGGGGTGGAGAACGCCACCCGGCTGATCAGGGATGGGCAACGGATCCGCGTGCATGGAACCGACGGGTACGTCGAGATCCTGCCCTGAACCACGGTCGTGAATCGGTCGTCTAGGGCCGCGCATGCTCGACCTCGAGCGGGCTGAGCACCAGCGCAGTGCGGTCGGCAAGACCCTCGATCCGCGCGAGATAGTCCTTGTAGTGCGGGGTCTCGCGATGCGCTGCGACGGCGGTGCCTCCAGGTATAGCTCGTCGAGATCACCGCGCGGCCGACGATGTCTCCCGCTCTCAACAGCTCGATATTCTCTTTGCGGGCGGAGGCAACGACCGTCGCACCGCCTCCGCGCGAGCGCTTCACGATCCCTTCCGCAGGACGGGAAGCATCGCCTGCGCGAGCGGCCCCGTCCTCGAGCGATCGGAGAGAGGCGCTCTCGAACTTACCGTGCTCATGGCCGGTCAAGCCGCGAGCCTCGGCACCGGCAACCGCTCGGCGTCCGGACGCGCATGCGCGATCGAGCGGCCGGACGCCGGGCCGGGGCCACAGGGGTGGCGTTGATCGGCACGGCTCGCGACGGCAAGTATGCGCCGATGATCACCGTCCGACGCTCCAACGACCGCGGGCACTTCGACCACGGCTGGCTCGACACCCGCCACACCTTCTCCTTCGCCGACTACCACGATCCCCGCCACATGGGGTTCCGCGCGCTCCGCGTCATCAACGAGGACCGGGTCGCGCCCGGCCAGGGGTTCGGCACCCACGGCCACCGCGACATGGAGATCCTCTCCTACGTGCTGTCCGGGCGGCTCGCCCACCGCGACTCGATGGGCAGCGGCTCGTCCCTCGGGCCGGGCGAGGTGCAGCGGATGACGGCCGGCACCGGCGTCCTTCACAGCGAGTTCAACGGCTCCGACTCCGAGCCCGTCCACTTCCTCCAGATCTGGATCCTGCCCGGGCGCCAGGGGCTCCTCCCTGGCTACGAGCAACGCGCGTTTCCGGAGGAGGAGCGCCGCGGGCGCCTGCGGCTCGTCGCCTCGCCCGACGGGGCAGACGGGAGCGTCACGATCCACCAGGACGCGCGCGTCCACGCCGGCCTGCTCGGCGGCGGCGATCAGGTGGTGCTATCGCTCGAAGCGGACCGCCATGCCTGGGTCCAGGTCGTGCGCGGGAAGCTCCGGGTCGGCGACGAGACGCTCTCTGCGGGCGACGGCGCCGCCCTGAGCGAGGAGCGCGAGGTGCGGCTCGCGGGCGTCGACGCCTCGGAGGTGCTGGTCTTCGACCTCGCCTGATCCGGCGTCGGCGCAATCACGCCGACGCCGGGACGGCGGTGCCGCTGCAGGGGACCGCCTCCGGGCCCGCCAGCGGCACCTCGATCCGGAAGGTCGCGCCCTCGCCGGGCGCGCCCTCGACCGAGATCGTCCCTCCGTGCGCCTCGATCACGCGGCGCGCCACGAAGAGCCCCAGCCCGAGGCCTCCGTAGTGGCGCGGTGAGACCGCCCGCTCGAACCGCTCGAAGATGCGCTCCCGCACGCACGGATCGACGCCGATGCCACGGTCGCGGACGATCACGAGCGCCGCCTCGCCGCGCCGCGCCAGCTCGACGTCGACCGGCTTGCCCGCCCCGTACTTGATGGCGTTCGCGAGCACCATCCCGACCGCGCGCTCCAGGTACTCCGGGTCGAACCGCGCGACGAGCGGCTCGTCCAGCGCCAGCCGCAGCTCCGTGCCGGCCCGCGCGGCGGACTCCGAGAGCCGCTCGACGGCGCGTCGGACCGCCGAGCCGAGGTCGGCCTCTCGCGGCGAGAGCCGCAGCTCGCCGCGGTCGATCCGCGACACGTCGAGCAGCTCGTCCACGAGCCGCGCGAGCCGCGTCTCCTGGCGAAGCGCGCCGTCCACCTTCGCGGCGAGCCGCTCCGGCGTGACGACGCCCCGGGCGCCGGCGAGCTTCAACCCCTCGAGCTGGAGCCGCAGGCTCGTGAGCGGCGTACGCAGCTCGTGCGAGGCGATCTCCAGGAAGTCGTCGCGCGCACGAACCGCCTCGCGCAGCTCCTGCTCGACGCTCTTCCGCTCGTCGATGGGCTCGGCCGAGGAGACGAAGTAGCAGGGCCGTCCCGCTGGGTCCCGGACCAGCGCCGCCGTGAGGTGCACCCACGTGGCGCGCCCATCCCGCCGGACGTAGCGCTTCTCCCTCGCGCAGAGCACGCCCTCGCCCGCCAGGAGCCGCCGGGCGCACCCCTCGTCCTCGGCGACGTGCTCGGGGTGCGTCACGTCCTGGAACCGGAGCGCCCGCAGCTCCTCCTCCTCGTACCCGAGGATCCTGGCGAAGCGCCGGTTCACCCGCAGCCACCGGCCGTCGAGCGCGACCTGGGCGATCCCGATCGCCGCGTTCTCGAAGGTGGCGCGGTAGCGTGCCTCGCTGCGGGCGAGCGCGCGCACGGAGCGGCGCGCCACCGCGTACGCCGCGAACGCGAGCCCGAGGGCCACCCCGGTCGCGGCGAGGAGCGCGTGCGACGCCCCCCGGATGCGGGCCGTGATCCGCGCGCGGGACGCCGCGAGCGCCTCGTCATGCGCGCGGCCCAGCGAAGGGTCGACGGCGCGAAGCTGGTCGTGGATCGGCGCCACCTCGACCGCGAGGACGTCGTGCAGGGTCCCCGCCTCCCGGAGCGCGTGAAACGCCGCGGCCCCCGCCGTGCCGGCCGCGAGCGCGAGCGCCACGAAGACCGCCGGCCCGAGCCGCGCCACGCGCGCCGCGTCCGGCGGCCAGGATCGGTTTGCCGCAGGCATGACCTCGGGCGTGTACCACCTCTCTCGGACGCCGGGGATGTGGCGTTGCGCCCAATCAGGGGATGCCCTAGACCCCACGAGGGAACCCCACGACCGCACGGGCGCTGCCGTGTCGTGCCTTCATGATGATCTTCGCGGCATGGCTCTCCCTGGTGACCACGACCCCTTGCAGGATGCCAACTTCCAGGCGCTCGTGGACGCGCTCGCGCGCGAGGGGCTGCCGCGGCGAGCGGAGGCCGCACGCGCGGTCGAGGCGGTCATGTGTGCGCTCGCGCAGCGCACCACCGGCGCCGAGTTCGACGAGCTGCGCGAGCACCTGCCGGAGCCGTTCGGCAGCCGCCTCACCGCCTGCGAGCGGCACGCGGCGCGCCCGCCGCGCCGGCTCCGCCGGGTGGAGGACTTCCATTCCATCGTGGCGGAGGACCTCGAGCGCGAGCCGCGCGAGGTGGAGGCGACCGTCCGGGCGGTGTTCGCCGCGCTCCGCGCGATGACGCCCGAGGAGGACGCCGAGCTCATCGGCCACGAGCTTCCGCTCGAGCTCGAGCCCTTCTGGCGGCGCCCCTCCTGATCACGGGCGGCGGGCGCTCGCCTCCCTGCGCGGCCGCCGAGCCCGGAACCGCTTGAGCCTCACCACGTCCTCCCGGTCGCGCTCCTCGAGCGCCGCCTCGATCCGTCCGGACTCCGCCGTCAGCGCCGGGAGGACGAGCTGCTCGAGCGCGTTGATGCGGCGGGAGGTGGCCTGGATCTCCTCGCCGAGGCGAGCGAGGTGCAGCTCGCGCGACGCGATCCGGAGCAGCACCTCGAGCGCCTCCTCGTGACGGCGCGCCGCCTCCGTGCCGGCGAGGCCCCAGCTCGTCGGGGAGCTGCCGCGCTCGTCGGCGGCGCGTATCAACGCGGGCGCCGCGACGGACGGCGTCGGCACTCCCCACACGCGCCGCACGCTTACCTGGAGCGGCACCTCGCGTGCGGCCGTGAGGGCGACCGACGCGAGCGCCTCCTCGCCCTCGAGCGCGCGGGCGAGCCCGAGCGCCTTCACCGCCCCGCGGAGCACCTCGTCGAGCCGCGCGCGCCCGGCGAGCACCTCACGCGTGAGCTTCCACAGCTCACCGGCCAGGACCTCGCGCTTGGCGCGGAGCAGCCGCGCGCCCTTCGAGGCGACGTCCGCGCGCCCGCGGACCTCGAGGAGCCCCATGCGCGTGGTCGGGGTGCGCGTCACCGCTGGCCCTCCTTGCGGCGGGCCTCGAGCACCGCCGCCGGGATGCGCGCGAGCGCCTCGGGAGGTAACTGCGCGAGGAGCCGCCACCCGGTCTCCAGCGTGTCCTCGATGGAGCGGAACGCGTCCCCCTGGCCGACGAGCTCCCGCTCGAAGCGGTCCCCGAACTCCAGGAGCCGCCGCTCCTCCTCGCCCAGGTTCGCCGACCCGACGATGGCCGCCATCCGGCGCACGTCCCGCCCGCGGGCGTAGAGCGCGTACAGCTGGTCGGCCAGCGGTCGGTGGTCGGCGCGCGTGCGCCCCGGGCCGGCGCCGAGCCCCATGAGGCGCGAGAGCGAGGGCAGCACGTCGATGGGCGGATACACGCCCCGCCGGTCGAGCTCGCGGGAGAGCACGATCTGACCCTCGGTGATGTAGCCCGACAGATCCGGGATGGGGTGCGTGAGGTCGTCGTCCGGCATCGTCAGCACCGGGACCTGCGTGATCGACCCGGGCCGGCCGGCGATCCGGCCGGCGCGCTCGTAGATCGTCGCCAGGTCCGTGTACATGTAGCCGGGGTAGCCGCGGCGTCCGGGCACCTCGTCGCGCGCGAGCGCCACCTCGCGCAGCGCCTCGCAGTAGCTCGTCATGTCCGTGAGGACGACGAGGACGTGCAGGCCATGGGAGAACGCGAGGTGCTCGGCGCAGGTGAGCGCGCAGCGCGGGGTCATGAGCCGCTCGATGGGCGGATCCTCGGCGCGGTTGAGGAACACCGCCGTCCGATCGAGCACTCCCGCCCTGCGGAACGCCTCGAGGTAGGCGTCGTACTCGCGGAACGGCGCCCCCATCGCGGCGAACACCACGGCGAACCGCTCCCCGCCGCGGACCCTGGCCTGGCAGACGATCTGGCCGGCGAGCCGGCCGGCAGGCAGGCCCGCACAGGAGAAGACGGGGAGCTTCTGCCCCCGCACGAGCGTGTTCAGGCCGTCGATGGCCGAGACGCCGGTCTCGATGAAGTCGGCGGGCTTCTCGCGCCGCGTGACGTTCAGGGCCGCGCCGTGGATGGGGAGCCGCGCCTCCGCGATGGGGGCCGGCAGCCCGTCGGTCGGTCGGCCCAGGCCGTCCAGCACGCGCCCGAGCATCCCGCGCGACACCGCGAGGGTCGCCACCTCGCCCGTGAGCGTCACCTCCGCGCGCGCGGGCGCGAGGCCGCGGGTCTCCTCCAGCACCTGGACCGCCACCCGCGCGCCCGAGAGCTCGATGATCTGGCCGCGACGCTCCTCGCCGCCCGCCATGCGGATGCGCACGAGCTCTCCGAGCCGCGCGCGCGGGACGCCCTCCAGGAAGAGCAGCGGCCCCGCGATCGCGTCCGCCCCGCGCACTCGCCGCGTGACGAGATCCATCGTTCACTCCGCCTCGAGGCGCGCGAGGAGCCCCTCGAGCTCCGCGCGGAGCGCCTCTGCGCCGCGCGCGATCGCCTCCGCCGGCAGCGAGCCGAGGCGGAGGAGGCGGGCGCCGAGGCCCGCCTCGAGGATGGAGTGGAGCGGGACGCCGCCGGCGATGGCGTTCACGGCGCGGCCGTGGAGCTCGAGGTGGAGCCGCAGCATCTCGAGCGCCTTGCGCGGCGGGCAGCTCGCGTCGACGGGATCGTACGCGCTCTGGCGCAGGAAGCCCTCCCGCAAGAGCCTCGCCGACTCCAGCACGAGCCGCTCGGCGTCCTGCAGCGACTCGGTGCCGACGAGCTCGGCCACCTCCACGAGCTCGCGCTCGCGCTGGAGGAGCTTCATCGCCTCGTCGCGGAGGGCGCCGAACCCCTCCCCCGCCTCGCGCTCGAACCAGCCGCGGAGGCGCTCGGCCTCGAGCGAGAACGAGATCGCCCAGTCGACCGCCGGGTAGTGGCGGCGGTGCGCGAGGTCCGCGGACAGCGCCCACAGCGCGCCGGTGGC includes:
- a CDS encoding pirin family protein, producing the protein MITVRRSNDRGHFDHGWLDTRHTFSFADYHDPRHMGFRALRVINEDRVAPGQGFGTHGHRDMEILSYVLSGRLAHRDSMGSGSSLGPGEVQRMTAGTGVLHSEFNGSDSEPVHFLQIWILPGRQGLLPGYEQRAFPEEERRGRLRLVASPDGADGSVTIHQDARVHAGLLGGGDQVVLSLEADRHAWVQVVRGKLRVGDETLSAGDGAALSEEREVRLAGVDASEVLVFDLA
- a CDS encoding sensor histidine kinase KdpD, with amino-acid sequence MPAANRSWPPDAARVARLGPAVFVALALAAGTAGAAAFHALREAGTLHDVLAVEVAPIHDQLRAVDPSLGRAHDEALAASRARITARIRGASHALLAATGVALGLAFAAYAVARRSVRALARSEARYRATFENAAIGIAQVALDGRWLRVNRRFARILGYEEEELRALRFQDVTHPEHVAEDEGCARRLLAGEGVLCAREKRYVRRDGRATWVHLTAALVRDPAGRPCYFVSSAEPIDERKSVEQELREAVRARDDFLEIASHELRTPLTSLRLQLEGLKLAGARGVVTPERLAAKVDGALRQETRLARLVDELLDVSRIDRGELRLSPREADLGSAVRRAVERLSESAARAGTELRLALDEPLVARFDPEYLERAVGMVLANAIKYGAGKPVDVELARRGEAALVIVRDRGIGVDPCVRERIFERFERAVSPRHYGGLGLGLFVARRVIEAHGGTISVEGAPGEGATFRIEVPLAGPEAVPCSGTAVPASA
- a CDS encoding DUF2267 domain-containing protein gives rise to the protein MALPGDHDPLQDANFQALVDALAREGLPRRAEAARAVEAVMCALAQRTTGAEFDELREHLPEPFGSRLTACERHAARPPRRLRRVEDFHSIVAEDLEREPREVEATVRAVFAALRAMTPEEDAELIGHELPLELEPFWRRPS
- a CDS encoding V-type ATP synthase subunit D, with product MTRTPTTRMGLLEVRGRADVASKGARLLRAKREVLAGELWKLTREVLAGRARLDEVLRGAVKALGLARALEGEEALASVALTAAREVPLQVSVRRVWGVPTPSVAAPALIRAADERGSSPTSWGLAGTEAARRHEEALEVLLRIASRELHLARLGEEIQATSRRINALEQLVLPALTAESGRIEAALEERDREDVVRLKRFRARRPRREASARRP
- a CDS encoding V-type ATP synthase subunit B; this translates as MDLVTRRVRGADAIAGPLLFLEGVPRARLGELVRIRMAGGEERRGQIIELSGARVAVQVLEETRGLAPARAEVTLTGEVATLAVSRGMLGRVLDGLGRPTDGLPAPIAEARLPIHGAALNVTRREKPADFIETGVSAIDGLNTLVRGQKLPVFSCAGLPAGRLAGQIVCQARVRGGERFAVVFAAMGAPFREYDAYLEAFRRAGVLDRTAVFLNRAEDPPIERLMTPRCALTCAEHLAFSHGLHVLVVLTDMTSYCEALREVALARDEVPGRRGYPGYMYTDLATIYERAGRIAGRPGSITQVPVLTMPDDDLTHPIPDLSGYITEGQIVLSRELDRRGVYPPIDVLPSLSRLMGLGAGPGRTRADHRPLADQLYALYARGRDVRRMAAIVGSANLGEEERRLLEFGDRFERELVGQGDAFRSIEDTLETGWRLLAQLPPEALARIPAAVLEARRKEGQR